A window of Salmo trutta chromosome 5, fSalTru1.1, whole genome shotgun sequence contains these coding sequences:
- the trmt10a gene encoding tRNA methyltransferase 10 homolog A: MSSDTVQDLTPYRENNVTTENKDAHIGNNGGTEILSKNQRKKLLRHQKWEEERNLRKQKRKEKRQKRSLERKTQGEEGGEFVAGRKRLRKEVKPSSPLRLVIDCSFDNLMMFKDVRKLHKQIQRCYAVNRRAVHPVQFFLTSLGGQLKQNMDKTDEGWVNWKDITVKEEAYHEVVAKEQLVYLTSDSPNVLTELDDTKAYVIGGLVDHNHHKGITFERAQELGIDHAQLPLNSFVKMNSRKVLAVNHVFEIMLVYLEKRDWQEAFFTVLPLRKGAIPLGQEGTATEENEEEEDSDRDSDTAETVIQNTTNTQDQQEKGQGGQETLQLKEAPKEQTAA, encoded by the exons ATGTCCAGCGACACTGTCCAAGATTTGACACCGTACCGGGAGAACAATGTTACCACTGAAAATAAGGATGCACATATCGGTAATAACGGAGGAACAGAGATTCTCTCAAAAAACCAGAGGAAGAAGCTTCTGAGGCATCAGAAATGGGAGGAGGAAAGGAACCTTCGCAa GCAGAAGCGGAAGGAGAAGAGGCAGAAGAGGAGCCTTGAGAGGAAGAcccagggggaggagggaggggagtttgtGGCTGGCCGGAAGCGTTTGAGGAAAGAGGTGAAGCCCAGCAGCCCCCTGAGACTGGTGATAGACTGCAGCTTCGACAACCTCATGATGTTTAAG GATGTTAGGAAGCTCCATAAGCAAATCCAGAGATGCTATGCAGTGAACAGGCGAGCGGTGCACCCTGTTCAG TTTTTTCTAACCAGCCTTGGTGGACAGCTGAAGCAAAACATGGATAAGACCGATGAAGGATGGGTTAACTGGAAG GATATAACGGTGAAAGAAGAGGCGTACCACGAGGTGGTGGCCAAGGAGCAGCTGGTGTACCTGACCTCTGACTCTCCCAACGTTCTGACGGAGCTGGACGATACCAAGGCCTACGTCATCGGAGGCCTGGTGGATCACAACCACCACAAG GGTATCACCTTTGAGCGGGCTCAGGAGCTGGGGATCGACCACGCACAGCTCCCACTGAACAGCTTCGTCAAAATGAACAGCCGCAAAGTGCTGGCGGTCAACCACG TGTTTGAGATCATGCTGGTGTACTTGGAGAAGAGGGACTGGCAGGAGGCCTTCTTCACCGTCCTGCCTCTAAGGAAAGGGGCCATTCCCTTGGGCCAAGAGGGAACAGCGACGGAAgagaatgaggaagaggaggattctGACAGAGACTCAGACACAGCAGAGACAGTCATACAGAACACCACGAACACACAGGACCAACAGGAGaaaggacagggaggacaggagacaCTGCAGTTGAAAGAGGCTCCCAAAGAGCAGACTGCAGCATAG
- the slc1a1 gene encoding excitatory amino acid transporter 3, with protein MDMMGKKERRGWDFKGLLKRNWLLIATIVSVLLGIGLGVVVREYASLSHLHKQYFGFPGEILMRMLKLVILPLIISSMITGVAALDSEVSGKIGLRAVVYYFSTTIIAVILGIVLVMTIKPGVSQEAEHIDRTGTTPNVTTVDTLLDLVRNMFPENLLQACFQQYKTKRKELEPPKVKGNTTITMFPPLSTTVMATIFPPENITKDYKIVGSYSDGINVLGLIVFCVAFGLVIGKMGERGRILLEFFDALNEATMRLVQIIMCYMPVGILFLIAAKIIEVEDWEIFRKMGLYMVTVLSGLAIHSTICLPLIYFAIVRKNPYTFTLGMAQALVTALMISSSSATLPVTFRCAEENLRIDKRITRFVLPVGATINMDGTALYEAVAAIFIAQLNDYSLDVGQIVTISITATVASIGAAGVPNAGLVTMVIVLTAVGLPANDVTLIVAVDWLLDRFRTMINVLGDAYGAGIVQKLSRRELERMDVTSDVDVTNPFVLETTLDDEECEKKSYVNGGFTIDKTDAISFTETSQF; from the exons gGATAGGTCTTGGGGTGGTGGTCAGGGAATATGCCTCCCTCTCCCACCTTCATAAGCAGTATTTTGGCTTCCCGGGAGAGATCCTGATGCGGATGCTCAAGCTGGTCATCCTGCCCCTCATCATCTCCAGCATGATAACAG GAGTCGCCGCCCTGGATTCGGAAGTTTCTGGAAAGATAGGTTTGAGGGCTGTGGTGTATTACTTCTCCACCACCATCATCGCAGTCATTCTGG GTATTGTATTGGTGATGACCATCAAACCTGGTGTCTCTCAGGAGGCCGAACATATCGACAGGACAGGGACCACACCAAACGTCACCACTGTCGACACTCTACTGGATCTTGTCAG AAACATGTTTCCTGAAAACCTACTGCAGGCTTGTTTCCAACAG TACAAGACAAAGCGCAAAGAGCTGGAACCACCTAAAGTGAAGGGGAACACTACAATTACaatgttccctcctctctctaccactgtCATGGCAACCATTTTCCCCCCAGAG AACATCACCAAGGACTATAAGATAGTCGGGTCATATTCTGATGGGATCAACGTGCTGGGTCTCATCGTGTTCTGTGTGGCGTTCgggcttgtcatcggcaagatgGGCGAAAGGGGACGCATTCTGCTGGAATTCTTTGACGCTTTAAACGAGGCCACCATGAGGCTAGTCCAGATTATTATGTG CTACATGCCAGTGGGGATACTCTTCCTCATAGCTGCCAAGATCATCGAGGTAGAAGACTGGGAGATCTTCAGAAAGATGGGCCTGTACATGGTGACAGTGCTGAGTGG CCTAGCTATCCACTCCACCATTTGTCTGCCGCTGATCTACTTTGCCATTGTGAGGAAGAACCCGTATACCTTTACCTTAGGGATGGCCCAGGCACTGGTCACTGCTCTCATGATCTCTTCCAG CTCTGCCACCCTGCCGGTCACCTTCCGCTGTGCCGAAGAGAACCTCCGGATCGACAAGAGGATCACCCGCTTCGTGCTGCCTGTGGGCGCCACTATCAACATGGATGGCACGGCTCTCTACGAGGCGGTTGCTGCCATCTTCATTGCCCAGCTCAACGACTACTCTCTGGATGTGGGTCAGATTGTCACCATCAG TATAACAGCAACAGTAGCCAGCATCGGAGCTGCCGGTGTACCTAACGCTGGACTTGTCACCATGGTGATTGTGCTGACTGCCGTTGGACTACCTGCAAATGATGTCACTTTAATTGTTGCTGTGGATTGGCTACT AGACCGCTTCCGCACCATGATCAATGTGCTGGGGGATGCCTACGGAGCTGGCATCGTCCAGAAGCTGTCCAGGCGGGAGCTGGAGAGGATGGACGTCACCTCGGACGTGGACGTGACCAACCCCTTCGTCCTGGAGACCACGCTGGATGACGAGGAGTGTGAGAAAAAGTCCTATGTCAACGGCGGCTTCACCATCGACAAGACCGACGCCATCTCCTTCACCGAGACTTCCCAGTTTTAG